GGTGACCTCTTCCGGACGCTCGTCGACCAGGACGACCATCAGGTGGCACTCGGGGTTGTTGACGGTGATCGCGTTGGCGATCGCCTGCATGATCATGGTCTTGCCGGTCTTCGGCGGGGCCACGATCAGGCCTCGCTGGCCCTTGCCGATCGGCGACACGAGGTCGATGATGCGGGTCGTCAGCACACCCGGGTCGGTCTCCAGGCGGAGCCGGTCCTGCGGGTAGAGCGGGGTCAGCTTCTGGAACTCCGGCCGTCCGCGCCCGGATTCGGGCGCCATGCCGTTCACCGAGTCCAGTCGCACGAGGGCGTTGAACTTCTCGCGGCGCTCGCCGTCCTTGGGCTGGCGCACGGCACCGGTGGTGTGGTCGCCCTTGCGCAGCCCGGCCTTGCGGACCTGCGCGAGGGAGACGTACACGTCGTTGGGGCCGGGCAGGTAGCCCGAGGTCCGGATGAACGCGTAGTTGTCGAGGATGTCGAGGATGCCCGCGACGGGGATCAGCACGTCGTCGTCGGCGACCTGCGGCTCGGCCGGAGCGAACTCGTCGCGGCCACGACGGCCACGGCGGTCGCGGTAGCGGCCACGGCGGCCGCGACGGCCTTCCTCACCGTCGAAGTCGTCCTGGGGGCCGTTGTCCTGGGGACCCTGACGGTCCTGGCGGTCCTGGCGGTCCTGACGACCCTGCTGGCCCTGACCCTGGCCCTGGCCCCGGCCGCCCTGCTGCTGGCGGTCGCCGCGCTCGGCGCGGTCCTGGCGGCCGCCCTGGCCGCCCTGCGCGCCCTGGCCCTGGCCGCCCTGGCCCTGCTCGTCGGCCTTGGCGCCACGCTCGCGGCGGCCCTGCTGACGGTCCCCGCGCTCGGCGCGGTCCCCGCGGTCACGACGGTCGCGACGGCCGCGGCCCTCGCCGTCCTGGCCTGCGGAGACTGCGACCGCGCCGGCCTGTGCGGATTCGGTCTTGACCTCGGTCGCCGCCGCGGGGGCGGTGGCGGCCGGGGCTTCGGTCTTCTGCTCGACCTGCACGGTGGCGGGGGCCGAGCCCTCCGGGCTGCCGGACGGGGCCGTGGCCCGACGACGACGGCGCTCGCCGACCGGGGCGTCGTCGCTGGCCGGCTGCCCCGGGATCTCGATCTGCGCCGGAGCGGCGGCGGTCTTCTCGGCGGGCGCCTCGGCGGCGGCCTCGCCCGTGCGGGCCTTGCTGGTGGCGCGGCGCTTCGGCTTGGCCTCGGCGGTCTCACCGGCGGCGGCGGAGGCCGCGGCCTTGGGGGCGCCGCCACCCGCCTGCGCCTCCTTGATGACCTCGATCAGCTGGCTCTTGCGCATCCGCGCGGTGCCCCTGATACCGAGGCCGGACGCGACCTGCTGGAGCTCGGCGAGGACCATGCCGTCAAGGCCGGTGCCGGTGCGGCGACGCTTGGGTGCGGCGCCCGCGGCGGGGGCACTGGTGTCGACAGAGGTGTCGGCAGCGCCCATCAGATCGGTGGTGTCGCTCACGAAGGGTCCTTCCCTGGAGCGGACGTCGGCCTGTCTGGCTCGGCGACCGGTTGTGCTGTCCGACAACAGTCCTAGGTGTGGACCGTGCCGGGGCGGTGGTCCGCCGGTAGAGATACGGCGGAGAGAAACGTGCGAACGTGCGTGGGTGGTTCCGGCGAGAAGCCCCCGAGCTGAAAGCGTGGGAATGTCACGCCGATTCCGGAGCGTGCTCGAAACTGCTGGAAGTGATCAGAGCAGTCGGGGAGGCTCCCGGAAGAAAGGTGGTCCCGAATGGGGACACTGAGCACCGAGCCATGGCGGCTTCCGATGCGCACTTGAGACTAACACTACCGGATCCAACAGATATTCCCCCTCTCGATCACCGGCAATCGCGCTCTTCCGCGCGGGCGGCCTGCCCTGGCCGCCCGCCCCTTGCCGGCTCTGCCCTAGCCGCCCTGGGTGCCCAGCGGAAGCACGCTCGCGCCCGCGGCGTCGAACGCGAGCCGGTTCGCGGCCCACCCCTCGCCCGCGAGCTGCGCGACCTTGTCGGCCGCGTCGTTGTCGACCAGCGCGAGCACCGTGGGGCCCGCGCCGGAGATGACCGCGGGGATGCCGTCCGCCCGCAGCCGATTGACGAGTGCCACGCTCTCGGGCATCGCCGGGGACCGGTACTCCTGGTGGAGCCGGTCTTCGGTGGCCGGCAGCAGGAACTCGGGACGCCTGGTCAGGGCCTCCACGAGCAGACCCGCGCGACCCGCGTTGACGGCCGCGTCCACGTGCGGGACGGTGCGCGGCAGCAGGCCGCGCGCGGTCTCGGTGAGGACCGGCTTGGAAGGTACGAAGACCACCGGAACGATGGAATCGGCGGGCTCCATCCGGATCGCCTTGGCGCTGCCCCCGTCCATCCACGCCAGGGTGAAACCGCCGAGCAGGCAGGCGGCGACGTTGTCGGGGTGGCCCTCGATCTCCGTGGCGAGCTCCAGCAGCGCCGCGTCGTCGAGCTTGGCCTCGCCGCCTATGGTCACGGCGCGGGCGGCGACGATGCCGGCGCAGATGGCGGCGGAGGAGGAGCCGAGCCCGCGGCCGTGCGGGATGCGGTTGGCACAGACGACCTCGAGGCCGCGCGGCTGTCCGCCGAGCAGGTCGAAGGCGGTGCGCATGGAACGTACGAGCAGGTGGCTCTCGTCCCGCGGGAGGGTGTCGGCGCCCTCACCCGCGATGTCGATGTTCAGGCCGGAGTCGGCCACCCGGACGACCACGTCGTCGTAGAGACCCAGGGCCAGTCCGAGGGCATCGAAGCCCGGGCCGAGATTGGCACTGCTGGCGGGGACGCGCACCCGTACGGCGGCGGCGCGGAACGCTGGACCGGCCATCGTCCGATGACACTCCTTGTGACTGTGCGAGAACTTCGCTCTTCGCTGGCTCGCTGCGAAATGTACTTGAGAACGTACGACACCCGAAGGCCCTCGGGGCAGCACCACGGTCATATGCGCGGTGGCGGATGTAAGTACAGCCTATCGAAGGAAGGTTCTCATCCGACATAGGGCGCACAGGAGGCGCACGATGCGTGTCGCGACCTTCGACGGGCCACTCGTACCCTTCGGCCGGATTCGACCGGCTTCCACGGCACTTTTTGTTGCCGTACGGGGCGAGTTGCCCGGTTCCGGAGGGCCTCGGAGGCCCTCCGGAACCGGCTCGAACGTCAGACCAGGCCGAGACGGATCGCGGCGGCCTCGGCGTCCACCGGAATGGTGACCGGCTGCGGAGCACCGGCGACCGCCCAGTCGGGGTCCTTCAGACCGTTGCCGGTGACGGTGCACACGATCTTCTGGCCGGGGTCGACCAGGCCCAGCTCGGCGGCCTTGAGCAGACCGGCCACCGAAGCGGCGGACGCGGGCTCGACGAAGACGCCCTCCTGCGCGGCCAACAGCCGGTAGGCGGCCAGGATCTGGCGGTCCGTCACCTCGTCGATGAAGCCGCCCGACTCGTCCCGGGCCTGCAGGGCGTAGTCCCACGAGGCCGGGTTGCCGATGCGGATCGCGGTGGCGATGGTGTGCGGCTCCTTGACGACCTCGCCGCGCACGATGGGCGCGGAACCGGAGGCCTGGAAACCCCACACGCGGGGCGTACGGGAGGCCAGGCCGTCGGCCTTGTACTCCTTGAAGCCCTTCCAGTACGCGGTGATGTTGCCGGCGTTGCCAACGGGCAGCACGTGGATGTCGGGCGCGTCACCGAGCGCGTCGACGATCTCGAAGGCGGCCGTCTTCTGGCCCTCGATGCGTACCGGGTTGACCGAATTGACCAGCGCCACCGGGTAGTTGTCGGACAGCGCGCGGGCGAGGTCCAGGCAATCGTCGAAATTGCCGTCCACCTGGAGGATCTTGGCGCCGTGCACGAGGGCCTGGCCCATCTTGCCGAGCGCGATCTTGCCGCGGGGCACGAGCACCGCGCAGACCATCCCGGCGCGCACCGCGTACGCCGCGGCGGAGGCCGAGGTGTTGCCGGTGGAGGCGCAGATGACGGCCTTGGCGCCGTCCTCCTTGGCCTTGGTGATGGCCATGGTCATACCGCGGTCCTTGAAGGACCCGGTGGGGTTGGCCCCCTCGACCTTGAGGTGCACCTCGCAGCCGGTGCGCTCGGAGAGCACCTGCGCGGGCACGAGGGGAGTGCCACCCTCGCGGAGCGTGACCACGGGAGTGGTGTCCGTGACCGGCAGGCGGTCCCGGTACTCCTCGATGATGCCGCGCCACTGGTGGGTGCGATTGCTGCTCATGGGTCCTTACTCCCCTTCAACACGCATGATGCTGGCGACACCGCGGACGGTGTCCAGCTTCCGCAGCGCCTCGACGGTCCCCGAGAGGGCCGCGTCGGGCGCGCGGTGAGTGACGACGACGAGGGAGGCCTCGCCGTCCTTGCCCTGCTGCCGCACGGTGTCGATGGAGACGCCGTGCTCGGCGAAGGTGGTCGCGACCTGGGCGAGCACGCCCGGCTTGTCGGCCACATCGAGGCTGATGTGGTACCGCGTCACGACGTCGCCCATGGGGCTCACCGGCAGCTGGGTGTAAGCGGACTCGCCGGGCCCCGTTGCCTCGGCGAGCTTGTTGCGGCAGATGGCGACCAGGTCGCCCAGGACCGCCGACGCGGTCGGCGCACCGCCCGCGCCGGGCCCGTAGAACATGAGCCGCCCGGCGGCCTCCGCCTCGACGAAGACCGCGTTGTACGCCTCGCGGACGGAGGCGAGGGGGTGGGTGAGCGGGATCATCGCGGGGTGCACGCGCGCGGTGACCGACTCCCCGTCGGCGGCGCGCTCCAGGATCGCGAGGAGCTTGATGGTGCAGCCCATCCGCTTCGCGGAGGCGAAGTCGGCGGCGCTGACCTCGGTCATGCCCTCACGGTAGACGTCGTCGAGGCGGACGCGGGTGTGGAAGGCGATGCCGGCCAGGATCGCGGCCTTGGCGGCGGCGTCGTAGCCCTCGACGTCGGCGGTGGGGTCGGCCTCGGCGTACCCGAGGGCCGTGGCCTCGTCGAGCGCCTCCTGGTAGCCGGCGCCGGTGGAGTCCATCTTGTCGAGGATGAAGTTCGTCGTGCCGTTGACGATGCCCATCACCCGGTTGATCTTGTCGCCCGCGAGGGACTCGCGCATGGGGCGGACCAGCGGGATGGCGCCGGCGACGGCGGCCTCGTAGTACAGGTCCAGCCCGTGGGTCTCGGCGGCGGCGTGCAGCGCGGCGCCGTCCTGGGCGAGCAGGGCCTTGTTGGCGGAGACGACGGAGATGCCGTTCTCGAACGCGGTGGTGATCAGCGTCCGGGCCGGCTCGATCCCGCCGATGACCTCGATCGCGACGTCGATGTCGCCTCGTTTGAGGAGGGCGGTCGCATCGGTGGTGATCAGCGCCGGGTCGATGCCCTCGCGCACCTTGGACGGCCGACGCACGGCGACGCCCGCAAGCTCGACGGGGGCGCCGATCCTGGCCGTCAGATCGTCGGCGTGCGTCGTCATGATGCGAGCAACTTCCGAGCCGACCACTCCACAGCCCAGCAGCGCCACCTTCAGCGGACGCGTACGCATCATTCGACCTACGCCTTTCGATCTTCCATCAGTACCCCGTGCACGGTTTGCGCGCGGGGTGAGAACCAGTCTCACGCAATGGACAGCAGTTTCCACCCTCGGTCCATTGAGTGAGACAGGCATTGAGACGCTTGAGACCATTATTTTGGGGGTCCGAGGGCTTCCCCCAGAAATAAGGGAATCATCCGAGGTCGAGTCGCAGGAGATCTTCCTCCGTCTCGCGCCGGACGATCACCCGGGCCTGACCGTCGCGCACGGCGACGACGGGCGGCCGGAGCGCGTG
This genomic window from Streptomyces sp. NBC_01351 contains:
- the rho gene encoding transcription termination factor Rho, translated to MSDTTDLMGAADTSVDTSAPAAGAAPKRRRTGTGLDGMVLAELQQVASGLGIRGTARMRKSQLIEVIKEAQAGGGAPKAAASAAAGETAEAKPKRRATSKARTGEAAAEAPAEKTAAAPAQIEIPGQPASDDAPVGERRRRRATAPSGSPEGSAPATVQVEQKTEAPAATAPAAATEVKTESAQAGAVAVSAGQDGEGRGRRDRRDRGDRAERGDRQQGRRERGAKADEQGQGGQGQGAQGGQGGRQDRAERGDRQQQGGRGQGQGQGQQGRQDRQDRQDRQGPQDNGPQDDFDGEEGRRGRRGRYRDRRGRRGRDEFAPAEPQVADDDVLIPVAGILDILDNYAFIRTSGYLPGPNDVYVSLAQVRKAGLRKGDHTTGAVRQPKDGERREKFNALVRLDSVNGMAPESGRGRPEFQKLTPLYPQDRLRLETDPGVLTTRIIDLVSPIGKGQRGLIVAPPKTGKTMIMQAIANAITVNNPECHLMVVLVDERPEEVTDMQRSVKGEVISSTFDRPAEDHTTVAELAIERAKRLVELGHDVVVLLDSITRLGRAYNLAAPASGRILSGGVDSTALYPPKRFFGAARNIEDGGSLTILATALVDTGSRMDEVIFEEFKGTGNMELKLDRKLADKRIFPAVDVDPSGTRKEEILLNAEELAIVWKLRRVLHALDSQQAIELLLDKMKQTKSNAEFLMQIAKTTPSGKNDD
- the thrB gene encoding homoserine kinase; protein product: MAGPAFRAAAVRVRVPASSANLGPGFDALGLALGLYDDVVVRVADSGLNIDIAGEGADTLPRDESHLLVRSMRTAFDLLGGQPRGLEVVCANRIPHGRGLGSSSAAICAGIVAARAVTIGGEAKLDDAALLELATEIEGHPDNVAACLLGGFTLAWMDGGSAKAIRMEPADSIVPVVFVPSKPVLTETARGLLPRTVPHVDAAVNAGRAGLLVEALTRRPEFLLPATEDRLHQEYRSPAMPESVALVNRLRADGIPAVISGAGPTVLALVDNDAADKVAQLAGEGWAANRLAFDAAGASVLPLGTQGG
- the thrC gene encoding threonine synthase; translation: MSSNRTHQWRGIIEEYRDRLPVTDTTPVVTLREGGTPLVPAQVLSERTGCEVHLKVEGANPTGSFKDRGMTMAITKAKEDGAKAVICASTGNTSASAAAYAVRAGMVCAVLVPRGKIALGKMGQALVHGAKILQVDGNFDDCLDLARALSDNYPVALVNSVNPVRIEGQKTAAFEIVDALGDAPDIHVLPVGNAGNITAYWKGFKEYKADGLASRTPRVWGFQASGSAPIVRGEVVKEPHTIATAIRIGNPASWDYALQARDESGGFIDEVTDRQILAAYRLLAAQEGVFVEPASAASVAGLLKAAELGLVDPGQKIVCTVTGNGLKDPDWAVAGAPQPVTIPVDAEAAAIRLGLV
- a CDS encoding homoserine dehydrogenase, which encodes MRTRPLKVALLGCGVVGSEVARIMTTHADDLTARIGAPVELAGVAVRRPSKVREGIDPALITTDATALLKRGDIDVAIEVIGGIEPARTLITTAFENGISVVSANKALLAQDGAALHAAAETHGLDLYYEAAVAGAIPLVRPMRESLAGDKINRVMGIVNGTTNFILDKMDSTGAGYQEALDEATALGYAEADPTADVEGYDAAAKAAILAGIAFHTRVRLDDVYREGMTEVSAADFASAKRMGCTIKLLAILERAADGESVTARVHPAMIPLTHPLASVREAYNAVFVEAEAAGRLMFYGPGAGGAPTASAVLGDLVAICRNKLAEATGPGESAYTQLPVSPMGDVVTRYHISLDVADKPGVLAQVATTFAEHGVSIDTVRQQGKDGEASLVVVTHRAPDAALSGTVEALRKLDTVRGVASIMRVEGE